ATACACTGGAGCGGTACGGAATATGGTCGGCACGCTGGCCGGCTGAGCGACCTTTTGAGAGCCGCTCGATGACGTTTCCTAAAGCAAAGAGTGAGCGGTTAATGGACTTTGTGTCCTCCCCTACACCTCCCGTGTCGCGCAGCCGCTCGGAGCCTGCAAGGTCCACGAAGGTAAGCTTACCGCGCCGCGCAGGTTTTTCTCCATCAATGACCTCCGCATATATGGTGAAGATAAGGTGTGAGCGGCTACTGTCTTCGTTCAGCAAATGTGCTGCCCGCTTCCGCCTTGCCTGCCCCTCTCGGAGCACCAACATGAAGTCGTTAATGTCTAAGCACTCGACAATCATTAGATCCTCAACAAAGAAGCATCCCGCGCCCTTAGACCAACGGCACTTGAGTCCCTCTGTTCCATTCAATAAATCGTTAATACGCTCGTTGAACAGTTCCAAGTACGATGCCCGCAATTTTATGGTCCTTCCCTCAACCTCTCCAGCAGACTGAGCCTTTTCACGGAATTCTGAGACATACCTTACAGCTTCGAACTGAATACCATTCTCAGCTGTTCTGCCATCCTCCCCTTCCGTCGGACCGCTCATGGTGTACGTCTTGCCGCTGCCCGTTTGGCCAAAACACATAATGGTAGCGGCTTTCCCCTCAAAAGCAGCATCGCACATGGCGTGCAGGTCTAATGCGCGGAAGACCTCCTCTTGGCTCACATCAGGGCCTAAACAACAATCCATGTCGAAGGTGTGAATTTGGTCCTGTGCACCGCGTGTGCCGCGGGATGTGGCATTTACTTTTGTGCCACCAGATTGTACTACAATACACACCTCCTCGCCCTGAGCCTCCTCTCGCGGtagcagcggtctgacacgtAGAAAAGCACCTATGTGTTCCATTCCTTAGTTTATTGTGTGTTTGGAACGACGCTAATATCCAAACAAAACAGCCGAAGAGCCATCCAAACCAACGACAACCCCGCGCACGTTGTGAGGAAGCTTCCCTGACTTTCAATCAAGATTGTAACCGTGAAGTGCGTATATGTGTTTCACGTGTGCGTGAGCGCATATTAAGAAAGATTTTAGGGAAGAGCCATAGTGCATCGCCTGTGAAAATTGAGAACAGTATAATTGACAATCAAAATTGACATGATAATAAAGGCAGTTGCCGCTGGATACCATTAAAAGGGTTAATTTTCATCTGCCTTctccgcacacacacacacaaaaaaaacacgctcACGCAAGTATCGGTTGTTCCTCATACGCtgcaagaaagaaacaacacgagGTGCGTCGATCAATAAAACACAGCGATTACCCGcaccctttttttacttctgatGCCTGATAAACAAAACGGACGTATTACACCTTGACGATCCGTTAGTACAGACAATATTGTATTCACAAAATAATTAATAGCAACCCAAGTTGTACCTGCAATAGCAGAGAGACATAATATACAGCAACTACCGCACACAAGGCATTCATGGCAATCCTTATTACAAGgtagaaggaaaaagtgcAGAGACTAActgttttctgttattttgcATGTAACACTATAGGTGAAGCCTCTACTGCCATCAGCCCATTTTCCATGATGAAAAGTACCTACAGAGCAGAATCTGAGCATGAATAACTCGTGATTTGGCAACGACGCATACCCCCAACCCACTTGCAGAGCACATACGCTCCTTTTCCAGCGGGAATGCAAGGCCGCGGCATGTCTCCAATTCAACCTTAAATTTacggaaggaggagaaaaagaggcagtgaaaacaagggaaaacGTCGGTAAATTCAAAAAGGTTGGTGACATAAGGCACACTGTCAGCAGTAACACACACGGTCCACAGGAGTACGTGGTAtgaagagggggagggatAAGCGCGGCACAAATACATCGAGCGCGTGATCTCTTTCGGGTCAGCACTCACCAAGACGAAGAGAAatgcaacacaaaacaaaagagaga
This portion of the Trypanosoma brucei brucei TREU927 chromosome 7, complete sequence genome encodes:
- a CDS encoding kinesin, putative, whose amino-acid sequence is MEHIGAFLRVRPLLPREEAQGEEVCIVVQSGGTKVNATSRGTRGAQDQIHTFDMDCCLGPDVSQEEVFRALDLHAMCDAAFEGKAATIMCFGQTGSGKTYTMSGPTEGEDGRTAENGIQFEAVRYVSEFREKAQSAGEVEGRTIKLRASYLELFNERINDLLNGTEGLKCRWSKGAGCFFVEDLMIVECLDINDFMLVLREGQARRKRAAHLLNEDSSRSHLIFTIYAEVIDGEKPARRGKLTFVDLAGSERLRDTGGVGEDTKSINRSLFALGNVIERLSKGRSAGQRADHIPYRSSVLTQLLMNSLDGGCRTVLLACVTPSSRFVEESLRTIYFAQRAQKIQFKAVERVDTAQKEVYDLKTEIRRLREENLLLRRALHLPETGAIDPAALYAGRPDPHTPAGEVEKSRPIAAPKHASRRSPGPSSSTELFREGRPLEILMSPGDGVRRCQSSDAEPKSSALDILMGLPNSTDLVGQRQIPPREKLPLLQRAPVPKTLGFHIIPKKNRLFGPQAS